A region from the Anoplolepis gracilipes chromosome 2, ASM4749672v1, whole genome shotgun sequence genome encodes:
- the LOC140676370 gene encoding nuclear pore complex protein Nup153 isoform X2 → MPVLSPRRSPAARYPRYRGYSFVRKMATKVTDFIPQSSWISKWFNPLQGNDDVLESRENIDETEDDTQQPPPNKRSRICMDTIHPPGTFSIQTRAKSALNTIESSKEQYLVHNEREDFSELATAGPSGVGRLISSTPAMQADIRTVTSHKSDLNLASSINNGIINGIDDNSESSESTSGCSSLIPQINRHEGPSNLYNSTFPSRKRHIDDKLTFTNHLQSPRSLFLDSNSRDTLSSRRPSFNASVMTNVLDRTSPLSSPFYSGNITFGGANAAGFYKQSRTLFNNSSELQLKVPRRTNVEVKPSNTVDDSSGMSQTAKKILEALEHFSSPISDAKKIPLKNTNNALFSGRKRSREEVASPSARIGLRHLTRELTVPTVPDILKLRRRQKLQDTTLAARKIVSSRSDPPPPAQEYRLRMDDADNEKYRGKLKGKSKINLEQEETVAPINLPNVPLPITTLPNFNFTLSFPALHSTGKTIANKENTFTFASPIKMPDVEKNLQSVNNYTFSNPINADDSASKTIDSSSCSITENIGSTAVFSTDGTTTSMPNFIWSGSSTAPRLKAKIKHSKDDFVEPVIVHEQKSESVMNVLSSKSKIESTLTEQSKSALVSEKTHTDKVISASIRSDLDIKNTFDDTLSWECNECLIKNSDTNKQCTACKVARPNPNDKTLSICSISTIDPVVKSKPVVDDCFGSQFKLSTNQWECTICCVRNKQNDVKCVACSAVKPGSNTDVMQQTTIKSQNYNLMERFKPAEGSWECPGCLLRNAANIITCPCCNASKPTSIKTNLKKTDTVTDSSLQKSSTADIDNMATQETTSSNYQIMNTSPKPTSIKTSPKKTDTVVATVASQKPNIVDTNSTAMQETSSNSEIMNKFKPSKDSWECPECLVRSNNSVTICPCCNTSKPNSFGQSSNAGQTSTKGFGDKFKKPEGSWSCESCFVQNDANQTQCVACQALKPGSVKSNKPALSTTSSTLQFKFGVPSDTSSLANSSGFNFGIDKADNYSNSDTVSPLNGFKFGNPQQVMRDTSTNATTTCLPTFAQPTFTFSDSKTQSATIPTFGQVPTTSAALSTNLSFGEKKPAETSTPSSDKSANDTPAATLFPIVSSSTSLFKNNESKTTIAFGTDKPSAFVTTDSSKPSGFIMPEKIPTFGSNTQDSKPSIFGTPETKLPTVFNSPSVNTLPTFGIPSSSSATPSLFGSSNNSAAFGNNTTPAFGNTATTPAATLFSSTKPSVETDSASNSSLFKFGSASSQQPASGTGSGFNFSANVNPATSSTKPLFTFGNNSTASPSSHNMFGSGTFGANTASTNTNANFTFNTPKQETPTAFGQGTATTPMFGAPQTNPQTQATSPSFSSTPLPSTGFNFASAAAPAAVSGGFNFGGMSSTPTGGFNYNPPTTTPTVVFDPNSRPSFNFTKGNAPTAFNAPSQSVGSQRKIKKAFRRCVR, encoded by the exons ATGCCCGTCCTTTCCCCACGACGGAGTCCCGCCGCGCGATACCCGCGATATCGTGGTTAT tcatttgtaagaaaaatggCAACAAAGGTAACAGATTTTATACCACAATCGTCGTGGATTAGTAAGTGGTTCAATCCTCTCCAAGGTAATGATGATGTATTAGAGAGTAGAGAGAATATTGATGAAACGGAAGATGATACACAACAGCCTCCTCCTAATAAGCGATCACGTATCTGTATGGATACTATTCATCCACCTGGCACATTTTCTATACAAACAAGAGCTAAAAGTGCATTAAACACGATTGAATCTTCTAAGGAGCAATATCTTGTTCATAATgag AGAGAAGATTTTTCGGAACTTGCAACAGCTGGACCAAGTGGGGTAGGCCGTTTAATATCTTCGACTCCTGCAATGCAAGCAGATATTAGGACTGTAACGTCTCACAAATCTGACTTAAATTTAGCTTCATCAATTAATAATGGGATAATAAATGGAATTGATGATAATTCAGAGTCGAGTGAAAGTACTAGTGGATGCAGTTCACTTATTCCACAAATAAATAGACATGAAGGCCCatcaaatttatacaattcaaCATTTCCCAGTAGAAAGAGACATATTGATGATAAATTGACATTTA cTAATCATTTACAATCTCCGAGATCTTTGTTTTTAGACAGTAATTCTCGCGATACTTTAAGCAGTCGTAGACCAAGTTTCAACGCATCAGTTATGACAAATGTTCTAGACCGCACGTCTCCCCTGTCCTCTCCTTTTTATAGTGGTAATATCACTTTTGGGGGTGCAAATGCAGCAGGGTTTTACAAACAAAGTCGtactctttttaataattcaagtGAG ttACAACTTAAAGTACCAAGGAGGACGAATGTTGAAGTTAAACCTTCCAATACAGTAGATGATTCATCGGGTATGAGTCaaactgcaaaaaaaatattggaagCATTAGAACATTTTTCATCACCTATATCTGATGCAAAGAAAATTCCATTGAAAAACACAAATAATGCTTTATTCTCGGGCAGAAAAAGATCGCGTGAAGAAGTAGCGAGCCCATCTGCTAGGATCGGCTTGCGTCATTTGACGCGCGAATTGACAGTACCAACCGTTCCCGATATATTGAAACTAAGAAGACGACAAAAATTGCAAGATACAACCCTTGCAGCTAGGAAAATTGTTTCTTCTCGCAGTGATCCTCCTCCGCCTGCACAAGAATATCGTTTGAG gATGGATGATGCCGATAATGAAAAGTATCGTGGCAAGCTGAAGGGCaagtctaaaataaatttagaacaaGAAGAAACAGTGGCGCCTATAAATTTGCCGAACGTACCTCTGCCAATAACAACGTTACCGAATTTCAATTTCACGCTATCATTTCCTGCTTTACATTCTACAGGAAAAACTATagcaaataaagaaaacacatttaCATTTGCTAGCCCAATTAAAATGCcagatgttgaaaaaaatttacagtcTGTCAACAATTATACTTTCAGTAACCCAATCAATGCTGATGATAGTGCAAGTAAAACAATTGATTCGAGCTCGTGTTCGATAACAGAGAATATTGGGTCTACTGCAGTCTTCTCCACTGATGGTACAACTACATCTATGCCGAATTTCATTTGGTCCGGCTCGTCTACAGCCCCTAgattaaaagcaaaaataaaacacaGCAAAGATGATTTTGTCGAACCTGTAATAGTGCATGAACAAAAATCAGAAAGTGTTATGAATGTATTGAGCTCCAAGTCTAAAATAGAATCTACTTTAACTGAACAGTCAAAATCGGCATTGGTTTCTGAAAAAACACATACAGACAAGGTTATCAGTGCATCTATCCGCTCAGATTTAGATATCAAGAACACATTTGATGACACGTTGTCTTGGGAATGTAATGAATGTCTGATCAAGAACAGTGACACAAACAAACAGTGTACTGCGTGTAAAGTCGCTCGACCAAATCCTAATGACAAAACTTTGTCAATATGCTCAATATCAACGATAGATCCTGTTGTAAAGTCGAAACCAGTTGTAGACGATTGCTTCGGttctcaatttaaattatctacaAATCAGTGGGAATGTACAATATGCTGTGTAAGAAACAAACAGAATGATGTCAAATGTGTAGCATGTTCTGCGGTAAAACCAGGAAGTAATACAGATGTGATGCAACAAACTACGATcaaatctcaaaattataatctaatgGAGAGGTTTAAACCTGCTGAAGGATCATGGGAATGTCCTGGTTGCTTGCTAAGAAACGCCGcgaatattattacatgtcCTTGTTGTAATGCATCTAAACCTACTTCCATAAAAACAAACCTGAAAAAGACGGATACTGTTACAGACTCGTCTTTACAAAAGTCAAGCACTGCTGATATAGACAACATGGCAACTCAGGAAACAACATCTAGTAATTACCAAATAATGAACACGTCACCTAAACCTACTTCCATAAAAACAAGCCCGAAGAAGACGGATACTGTTGTAGCTACTGTGGCCTCACAGAAGCCGAATATTGTTGATACAAACAGCACGGCAATGCAGGAAACATCAAGTAATTCCGAAATAATGAACAAATTTAAACCAAGCAAAGATTCTTGGGAGTGTCCAGAGTGCCTTGTGAGAAGCAACAACTCTGTTACCATCTGTCCTTGCTGTAACACCTCTAAACCTAATTCTTTTGGCCAGTCGAGCAACGCAGGTCAAACATCGACTAAAGGATTtggagataaatttaaaaagccgGAAGGTTCGTGGAGTTGCGAGTCTTGCTTTGTACAAAATGACGCAAACCAAACGCAATGTGTAGCTTGCCAAGCTTTGAAGCCTGGTAGTGTAAAATCAAACAAACCTGCATTGAGCACTACTAGCTCTACTTTGCAGTTTAAGTTTGGTGTACCATCTGATACATCAAGCTTAGCTAATTCAAGTGGCTTTAATTTCGGCATAGATAAGGCTGATAATTACTCTAACTCTGATACTGTATCACCTTTAAATGGATTCAAATTTGGTAATCCGCAACAGGTAATGCGTGACACTTCCACGAATGCAACGACTACTTGTCTTCCAACTTTTGCTCAACCTACTTTCACATTTTCCGACTCAAAGACTCAGTCAGCCACGATACCAACTTTCGGCCAAGTTCCGACAACATCCGCCGCATTATCTACGAATCTATCGTTTGGAGAAAAAAAGCCAGCTGAAACATCTACTCCGTCATCCGACAAATCCGCAAACGATACGCCAGCTGCTACGCTCTTCCCAATCGTGTCGAGTTCCACGTCGCTTTTCAAGAATAATGAATCGAAAACGACGATAGCATTCGGCACGGATAAACCGTCAGCGTTTGTGACAACAGATAGTAGCAAGCCGTCAGGATTTATCATGCCCGAGAAAATTCCAACATTTGGCAGTAATACACAAGATAGTAAGCCCTCGATCTTCGGAACGCCGGAAACTAAATTGCCCACTGTATTTAATTCACCCTCGGTAAATACTCTACCGACGTTTGGCATACCGTCCAGCAGCAGCGCTACTCCCTCGCTTTTCGGATCATCCAATAACTCTGCTGCTTTCGGAAACAACACTACGCCCGCTTTCGGCAACACTGCAACGACGCCCGCTGCTACTCTGTTCTCGTCTACTAAGCCTAGCGTTGAGACTGACTCAGCGTCgaattcttctttatttaagTTCGGTTCGGCATCATCGCAGCAACCAGCGAGTGGTACAGGCAGTGGATTTAACTTTTCTGCAAACGTTAATCCGGCTACATCGTCTACGAAGCCGCTCTTCACATTTGGTAACAATTCGACCGCATCGCCAAGTAGTCACAATATGTTTGGTAGTGGTACATTCGGAGCTAATACCGCTTCAACGAATACCAATGCCAATTTTACGTTTAACACACCTAAACAAGAAACACCGACAGCGTTCGGTCAAGGCACCGCAACAACTCCGATGTTTGGTGCCCCGCAGACAAATCCACAGACTCAAGCAACATCGCCATCGTTTTCTTCTACCCCTTTGCCTAGCACAGGATTTAATTTTGCATCTGCAGCTGCACCTGCTGCAGTGTCAGGAGGCTTTAACTTTGGAGGAatg TCGTCTACGCCAACCGGAGGATTCAATTATAATCCCCCTACTACTACTCCTACAGTAGTTTTTGATCCTAACAGTCGGCCTTCGTTCAATTTCACCAAAGGAAACGCACCGACAGCATTCAA CGCTCCATCCCAATCGGTAGGATCACAACGGAAAATCAAAAAAGCATTTCGAAGATGCGTGCGGTAG
- the LOC140676370 gene encoding nuclear pore complex protein Nup153 isoform X4, giving the protein MSKGSGNPAGRRPSSRNAKPYDANNSFVRKMATKVTDFIPQSSWISKWFNPLQGNDDVLESRENIDETEDDTQQPPPNKRSRICMDTIHPPGTFSIQTRAKSALNTIESSKEQYLVHNEREDFSELATAGPSGVGRLISSTPAMQADIRTVTSHKSDLNLASSINNGIINGIDDNSESSESTSGCSSLIPQINRHEGPSNLYNSTFPSRKRHIDDKLTFTNHLQSPRSLFLDSNSRDTLSSRRPSFNASVMTNVLDRTSPLSSPFYSGNITFGGANAAGFYKQSRTLFNNSSELQLKVPRRTNVEVKPSNTVDDSSGMSQTAKKILEALEHFSSPISDAKKIPLKNTNNALFSGRKRSREEVASPSARIGLRHLTRELTVPTVPDILKLRRRQKLQDTTLAARKIVSSRSDPPPPAQEYRLRMDDADNEKYRGKLKGKSKINLEQEETVAPINLPNVPLPITTLPNFNFTLSFPALHSTGKTIANKENTFTFASPIKMPDVEKNLQSVNNYTFSNPINADDSASKTIDSSSCSITENIGSTAVFSTDGTTTSMPNFIWSGSSTAPRLKAKIKHSKDDFVEPVIVHEQKSESVMNVLSSKSKIESTLTEQSKSALVSEKTHTDKVISASIRSDLDIKNTFDDTLSWECNECLIKNSDTNKQCTACKVARPNPNDKTLSICSISTIDPVVKSKPVVDDCFGSQFKLSTNQWECTICCVRNKQNDVKCVACSAVKPGSNTDVMQQTTIKSQNYNLMERFKPAEGSWECPGCLLRNAANIITCPCCNASKPTSIKTNLKKTDTVTDSSLQKSSTADIDNMATQETTSSNYQIMNTSPKPTSIKTSPKKTDTVVATVASQKPNIVDTNSTAMQETSSNSEIMNKFKPSKDSWECPECLVRSNNSVTICPCCNTSKPNSFGQSSNAGQTSTKGFGDKFKKPEGSWSCESCFVQNDANQTQCVACQALKPGSVKSNKPALSTTSSTLQFKFGVPSDTSSLANSSGFNFGIDKADNYSNSDTVSPLNGFKFGNPQQVMRDTSTNATTTCLPTFAQPTFTFSDSKTQSATIPTFGQVPTTSAALSTNLSFGEKKPAETSTPSSDKSANDTPAATLFPIVSSSTSLFKNNESKTTIAFGTDKPSAFVTTDSSKPSGFIMPEKIPTFGSNTQDSKPSIFGTPETKLPTVFNSPSVNTLPTFGIPSSSSATPSLFGSSNNSAAFGNNTTPAFGNTATTPAATLFSSTKPSVETDSASNSSLFKFGSASSQQPASGTGSGFNFSANVNPATSSTKPLFTFGNNSTASPSSHNMFGSGTFGANTASTNTNANFTFNTPKQETPTAFGQGTATTPMFGAPQTNPQTQATSPSFSSTPLPSTGFNFASAAAPAAVSGGFNFGGMSSTPTGGFNYNPPTTTPTVVFDPNSRPSFNFTKGNAPTAFNTVLLESYIF; this is encoded by the exons ATGTCCAAAGGAAGCGGCAATCCGGCCGGCAGGCGGCCGTCGTCGCGCAACGCGAAGCCCTATGACGCGAACAAC tcatttgtaagaaaaatggCAACAAAGGTAACAGATTTTATACCACAATCGTCGTGGATTAGTAAGTGGTTCAATCCTCTCCAAGGTAATGATGATGTATTAGAGAGTAGAGAGAATATTGATGAAACGGAAGATGATACACAACAGCCTCCTCCTAATAAGCGATCACGTATCTGTATGGATACTATTCATCCACCTGGCACATTTTCTATACAAACAAGAGCTAAAAGTGCATTAAACACGATTGAATCTTCTAAGGAGCAATATCTTGTTCATAATgag AGAGAAGATTTTTCGGAACTTGCAACAGCTGGACCAAGTGGGGTAGGCCGTTTAATATCTTCGACTCCTGCAATGCAAGCAGATATTAGGACTGTAACGTCTCACAAATCTGACTTAAATTTAGCTTCATCAATTAATAATGGGATAATAAATGGAATTGATGATAATTCAGAGTCGAGTGAAAGTACTAGTGGATGCAGTTCACTTATTCCACAAATAAATAGACATGAAGGCCCatcaaatttatacaattcaaCATTTCCCAGTAGAAAGAGACATATTGATGATAAATTGACATTTA cTAATCATTTACAATCTCCGAGATCTTTGTTTTTAGACAGTAATTCTCGCGATACTTTAAGCAGTCGTAGACCAAGTTTCAACGCATCAGTTATGACAAATGTTCTAGACCGCACGTCTCCCCTGTCCTCTCCTTTTTATAGTGGTAATATCACTTTTGGGGGTGCAAATGCAGCAGGGTTTTACAAACAAAGTCGtactctttttaataattcaagtGAG ttACAACTTAAAGTACCAAGGAGGACGAATGTTGAAGTTAAACCTTCCAATACAGTAGATGATTCATCGGGTATGAGTCaaactgcaaaaaaaatattggaagCATTAGAACATTTTTCATCACCTATATCTGATGCAAAGAAAATTCCATTGAAAAACACAAATAATGCTTTATTCTCGGGCAGAAAAAGATCGCGTGAAGAAGTAGCGAGCCCATCTGCTAGGATCGGCTTGCGTCATTTGACGCGCGAATTGACAGTACCAACCGTTCCCGATATATTGAAACTAAGAAGACGACAAAAATTGCAAGATACAACCCTTGCAGCTAGGAAAATTGTTTCTTCTCGCAGTGATCCTCCTCCGCCTGCACAAGAATATCGTTTGAG gATGGATGATGCCGATAATGAAAAGTATCGTGGCAAGCTGAAGGGCaagtctaaaataaatttagaacaaGAAGAAACAGTGGCGCCTATAAATTTGCCGAACGTACCTCTGCCAATAACAACGTTACCGAATTTCAATTTCACGCTATCATTTCCTGCTTTACATTCTACAGGAAAAACTATagcaaataaagaaaacacatttaCATTTGCTAGCCCAATTAAAATGCcagatgttgaaaaaaatttacagtcTGTCAACAATTATACTTTCAGTAACCCAATCAATGCTGATGATAGTGCAAGTAAAACAATTGATTCGAGCTCGTGTTCGATAACAGAGAATATTGGGTCTACTGCAGTCTTCTCCACTGATGGTACAACTACATCTATGCCGAATTTCATTTGGTCCGGCTCGTCTACAGCCCCTAgattaaaagcaaaaataaaacacaGCAAAGATGATTTTGTCGAACCTGTAATAGTGCATGAACAAAAATCAGAAAGTGTTATGAATGTATTGAGCTCCAAGTCTAAAATAGAATCTACTTTAACTGAACAGTCAAAATCGGCATTGGTTTCTGAAAAAACACATACAGACAAGGTTATCAGTGCATCTATCCGCTCAGATTTAGATATCAAGAACACATTTGATGACACGTTGTCTTGGGAATGTAATGAATGTCTGATCAAGAACAGTGACACAAACAAACAGTGTACTGCGTGTAAAGTCGCTCGACCAAATCCTAATGACAAAACTTTGTCAATATGCTCAATATCAACGATAGATCCTGTTGTAAAGTCGAAACCAGTTGTAGACGATTGCTTCGGttctcaatttaaattatctacaAATCAGTGGGAATGTACAATATGCTGTGTAAGAAACAAACAGAATGATGTCAAATGTGTAGCATGTTCTGCGGTAAAACCAGGAAGTAATACAGATGTGATGCAACAAACTACGATcaaatctcaaaattataatctaatgGAGAGGTTTAAACCTGCTGAAGGATCATGGGAATGTCCTGGTTGCTTGCTAAGAAACGCCGcgaatattattacatgtcCTTGTTGTAATGCATCTAAACCTACTTCCATAAAAACAAACCTGAAAAAGACGGATACTGTTACAGACTCGTCTTTACAAAAGTCAAGCACTGCTGATATAGACAACATGGCAACTCAGGAAACAACATCTAGTAATTACCAAATAATGAACACGTCACCTAAACCTACTTCCATAAAAACAAGCCCGAAGAAGACGGATACTGTTGTAGCTACTGTGGCCTCACAGAAGCCGAATATTGTTGATACAAACAGCACGGCAATGCAGGAAACATCAAGTAATTCCGAAATAATGAACAAATTTAAACCAAGCAAAGATTCTTGGGAGTGTCCAGAGTGCCTTGTGAGAAGCAACAACTCTGTTACCATCTGTCCTTGCTGTAACACCTCTAAACCTAATTCTTTTGGCCAGTCGAGCAACGCAGGTCAAACATCGACTAAAGGATTtggagataaatttaaaaagccgGAAGGTTCGTGGAGTTGCGAGTCTTGCTTTGTACAAAATGACGCAAACCAAACGCAATGTGTAGCTTGCCAAGCTTTGAAGCCTGGTAGTGTAAAATCAAACAAACCTGCATTGAGCACTACTAGCTCTACTTTGCAGTTTAAGTTTGGTGTACCATCTGATACATCAAGCTTAGCTAATTCAAGTGGCTTTAATTTCGGCATAGATAAGGCTGATAATTACTCTAACTCTGATACTGTATCACCTTTAAATGGATTCAAATTTGGTAATCCGCAACAGGTAATGCGTGACACTTCCACGAATGCAACGACTACTTGTCTTCCAACTTTTGCTCAACCTACTTTCACATTTTCCGACTCAAAGACTCAGTCAGCCACGATACCAACTTTCGGCCAAGTTCCGACAACATCCGCCGCATTATCTACGAATCTATCGTTTGGAGAAAAAAAGCCAGCTGAAACATCTACTCCGTCATCCGACAAATCCGCAAACGATACGCCAGCTGCTACGCTCTTCCCAATCGTGTCGAGTTCCACGTCGCTTTTCAAGAATAATGAATCGAAAACGACGATAGCATTCGGCACGGATAAACCGTCAGCGTTTGTGACAACAGATAGTAGCAAGCCGTCAGGATTTATCATGCCCGAGAAAATTCCAACATTTGGCAGTAATACACAAGATAGTAAGCCCTCGATCTTCGGAACGCCGGAAACTAAATTGCCCACTGTATTTAATTCACCCTCGGTAAATACTCTACCGACGTTTGGCATACCGTCCAGCAGCAGCGCTACTCCCTCGCTTTTCGGATCATCCAATAACTCTGCTGCTTTCGGAAACAACACTACGCCCGCTTTCGGCAACACTGCAACGACGCCCGCTGCTACTCTGTTCTCGTCTACTAAGCCTAGCGTTGAGACTGACTCAGCGTCgaattcttctttatttaagTTCGGTTCGGCATCATCGCAGCAACCAGCGAGTGGTACAGGCAGTGGATTTAACTTTTCTGCAAACGTTAATCCGGCTACATCGTCTACGAAGCCGCTCTTCACATTTGGTAACAATTCGACCGCATCGCCAAGTAGTCACAATATGTTTGGTAGTGGTACATTCGGAGCTAATACCGCTTCAACGAATACCAATGCCAATTTTACGTTTAACACACCTAAACAAGAAACACCGACAGCGTTCGGTCAAGGCACCGCAACAACTCCGATGTTTGGTGCCCCGCAGACAAATCCACAGACTCAAGCAACATCGCCATCGTTTTCTTCTACCCCTTTGCCTAGCACAGGATTTAATTTTGCATCTGCAGCTGCACCTGCTGCAGTGTCAGGAGGCTTTAACTTTGGAGGAatg TCGTCTACGCCAACCGGAGGATTCAATTATAATCCCCCTACTACTACTCCTACAGTAGTTTTTGATCCTAACAGTCGGCCTTCGTTCAATTTCACCAAAGGAAACGCACCGACAGCATTCAA CACCGTTTTGTTggaatcttatattttctaa